One Acropora palmata chromosome 2, jaAcrPala1.3, whole genome shotgun sequence genomic window, CGCTGGTACGCTTCGCTGGCACGCTTCGCTGGCACGCTTCGCTGGCACGCTTCGCTGGCACGCTTCGCTGGCACGCTTCGCGGGCTGAAGTTCCgctaaaaataattaacaattagactacgagcccgagttttctatgagcagatagtcaacgaggcgcagccgagttgaccatcgctcgtagaaaacgagggcgagtagtctaattgttttagtataaatttactcgtagtctcattgcataaaaatgtaaagtaacgtttaggaaaaaatgttttattgtgtttacatcggcaattcaaaggtttcaaacactgcgcgtgatgtgcactgaggtgtgaaacaagcatcacgtgtttaaaatagccgattttcattggctattcacaactgtagactatcagcagatagtctacgagtaatatagccaatcagattcacggattcacgatagactactagtaaatttatactaatccAGAATAgatgaaaatcaaataaactgTATTAATCGGTCAGGCAGAGTTGACGGTTCCAGTGCATGTGAGTCAATATCTGGGCTGATGGATTGTTGGGTCGTCATTGGAGATCTGGATCTTCGGTGCTAACTTGCTCGTGTTGGATAGCCAGACTAGAAAATAATACATAAAATAGCGACTAAGTTAACTGAGAGTATTAGGGTGAACATAAGATCACACCTTATTATACGTTGGCCTTTCATCCAATACAAATTTCCTTGGATTGTCATCTCCTTCgcatttcaaaataattcaaGTCGCAAAAGTCGCAAACCACTATAGTGTACAGTAAAGGAAATCCAAACCATCTTTTGTGGATACTCGAATTATTGTGACTTGAACTGAATTCGGTCTCCAGACGTTTCTTGTTCTCTGTTCTCGATCTCCATCCTTCTTCCTGCATGCACGGTAGTTATGTCACGTGCCGAAATCTTTGGACTGCCTCAAAATCAAACAatgggaggtcgtgagtttcACTCCGGCCGAActaacactcagggtcttaaaataactgaggagaaagtgctgcctttgcaattacacccgcaaatggttagactttcaagtcttctcggataaggactataaaccgtaggcgcCGTGTGACAACCTTTCACTGCTCACACAACCCagtgggacgtaaaagaatCAACACACtgttcgtaaagagtagggcatggagcTCCCGGTGTTGTTGCCAGGCTTCATTTCATTAATTCATGTACTGGGTGAGATTGCTAATGGACTGATAGCGGCTGCCAGCGGCGCCTGCATATGTTGATGTCCGATCTCACCCATAGATTCAATTGCTTGTAAAAGCTCTGATTATGgaaatagaaaatgcgctaaaTGACTTCATTACCATTACCACTTTATTTAAAGTGGGAGGTGACTAGAATCGTCAGAAGTCCAGTTTTGTATCACGTACGGACTCAGCCTCAATTTAGTTCATatagttttaaattttgagctCTCCGTACAATTAACCGTAGCAAAAACTGACGGCTTGATGGTTTTCTGTTGTAAAACTGAACGCAGAAATTCAGCGCTGTACCGCGTTGAAGAAACTACACAAGAGTTCCTCATATAAATAAATAGCCTCCTTCTGGACTTTCCGCATCCAGGGAATTTCTCAACCTAATATGTGGAGCAGCCTTGGAAACTCAACAAGCAACTTAATGGGAATGATGGTAGAGGACTCACCAGCAAAACCGGGATTACATTATCGTATCTGCTATCATTTTACTCGCACTCATTTTGATATGGAGGAATCATCTCCCGTATGGTACATCTTCAACTGCGTCGTAAACATTGTATTTTCAGTCATTTCCACGCTGTCCAACTTGTTCATCCTTGTCGCCATTCGCCGCTCTCCTTCGCTTCACACCCCTTCTGTGGCTTTTCTATTCGGATTGACTTTGTCTGATCTCGGCGTCGGGCTAATTGTACAACCCCTGTTCTTCTTGCAAATACTAGCTAAAGTAATACGACACAAACCACTGTTTTGCGTAGCTGGCATCTCGGCCGAGATATCCGCCCACGCTTTGTGTCTTGTTTCGCTGCTAACAGTCACAGCTGTTGGTGTGGACAAATTGGTCGCACTTCTTCTTCATCTGAGGTACAAGGAACTAGTCACTATCAAGCGAGTAATTGTTGTTCTTCTTTGTGTTTGGCTGTTTAGCACCGCATTTGGATCGCTTTGGTTGTGGCGATACCAGCCCATCAAAACTATTTCTGTCTCAATCATAACTCTCTGTCTGCTCACCGGGACCTATTCTTATGTAAAAATCTACCGGATAGTGGCACATCATCGATCAAGGATAAAGGCCCAATGCGTCAATGTTTTGCAGCCAGACGAGAAGCATGACAATATCGAGAACTTAAACTTGGCCAATATGAAAAAACAAGCGATTGGTACATTTTTGGTGTTTTGTATTCTCGCAGTATGTTTTACACCTTATCTCTGCACAGTCGTAGTGATAGAAACCCACGGCCTCACTACTGCGAGGAGAATTTCTTTTGAACTGACAGCAACGTTGATATTTATAAATTCTTCATTAAATCCTTTGATTTATTGCTGGCGCTTGCGAGAAATAAACGTTGCAGTCCGGCGGACTTGGGATGGCTTCTTCAGCTGGTGTCAAAtcattttttcacctttttgaTCGAcaaaccctttccctgccaaggggttccccattgacgagtctAAAATCGTCTgacgttagacagagtaaaatctataagtgccctgagcgctcattcggcagttaaggggctAATCACTTACCAAAGacacagaaaataaaagcaaggCCTCGCAAAAATTGCCCGCACGTTTTTCAAAGTTATAAATAGTGATCAGGCACCAAAGAGAATCAAAGAAGTGATCGCACATAGAAAAAACTAATTACGACATAAGAAGAAACGACATTTTAGAGCTGTCAAAAGTCAACACCACAAGTTACGGTTTAAAATCGTGGAAGTTTACGGCGCCAAAACTATGGAACTTAAAACCCGTCTCACATAAAACTATACGATCTTTCAAGGTTTTAAAAATACTGTTTAGAAAATTAGACTTGCAAGGTTTGATATGATCGTTGCACTTTTCACTCTGCATCGTAAATTAGTCCCATTTTATGACAAGTTATATCTAGCTCTATGTAAATACATTTTAAATCTTAATTTTAATCTTACATTATCTTAGTTACTAGTTGAAGGTTTTATCTTAATTTAGTTTCTTTACTTTCACTTTATGTTTTACACCTGCAAACTATCTGGTGAAATTGGTCTCACAAAAGCTAAGTAAGTGTATTTACACATTATACTTGACTTGAAGCGTACCGCACCCATTTGATCACTGTCCTATTAAGAAACACTAAGTAACTATAGAAAAATACTCCCTTGCCTTAGGTAACTTAGGCCCAATTTTCCAGTTGGACTAATTGCAAACTTATATGTTACCTTTTATTGCCTTCGGGTGAATTCGACTCGTTCATTTGCCAGTTGGGTTTATGATATTCATCAGCGTGAGAATGGAACAGAAGTTGTCAATTGCTTAAATGCTACAATTCTGATCATTCTGAAACAAGCTCTTTGTCTCATTGAATAACATACGAAGTGTCCTTGGCAGGCAGGAAAtcattcattatttttctcaaaataaaCTGTCAGTTCTTACTGTTCCATGTTTTTAAATCATGATGGGAAGGTATTCAAAGAGAAACTACAAAGAATCAAAAAGCTTATTTACTGAAAATCAATAGATAGCGTTCGTAGCAGCACGGGGGTTAGATTCATTTAGACTTTCCAAGTGGGGTAAAAGTCTGAGCTAAAAGATTTTCAACGTCGTCTGCGCTACGTGGCCGCGTAATTTGACGAACGCTTTTGTTTGATCTTTCTTAAgagcaaatatatttttgcagcaaaaaatGTTGGCAGGGTATTGACGGCATACACCATCCAAAAATAGCCCTTCACAGGCTGTTGGTGTGCACTGAATCCTAGTGGAAGATTTCGAGACTGACTAAGATGAAACTGATAAGTCGAAAATTATACGCATGCCAATTGTATcatatctttcattttccaagaAACTAGTAAGCCGGATCATGGTCCCGACTGAACGGAAAACATATATTCCAAAAGAATGTAAACATTGAAGAGGCAAAGCCTACGCCCTACACTCTTTTACCTGATTATGTTTGGCTTTTACTTTGTAGAAAGTGCGGAAACTATCTATATACATGGAGTATCACTTATTCACTACTTATCTATTTTTAGGAAATGGTGTTACTAAGTCGATCGCTATCATAAATGGTGTACCCGCGAAAAAATAAGTATGTTTTGCCCCGTAGATTATAAATATACGCGCTGCTTAGAGCCTTAGCTCCCGGCAACACAAaccttttttgctttgtgcttATACACACCAGCACGCACACGAATGGTTTTGAACGAATGGTTTTGAATCGTCAAATACACACCGTACATgattagaaacaaaagaaaaacgaaatcaAGCTTCTGCCTTTGCCTCGAATCTAATGTTCAAAACTACGAGAGgtagaaaacaacaacacagatgcgtccaaaccagttgcgcgccattttaatctccctaatcactcccaccacaacatgactatttgcgggctatccttacaccatgggaacacagaaagccgcaaaaatctcgaacaaaaattcatttttcaactgggaaCACTCTCTCCaaacggaattaatgaacgcctctcatttcactaatttattcacaaattcacgtgaccatatttccaccaatggcaaagctcctctacactctcatataaacttTGAAATTCGCGcaactttctttcttaatttGTTAATGACACGATGCAGAGTCACCTCGATGCTCTTACAGAGAGATATACGAGGGATTGGAGAGCTTGAAATTACAAATAGAAATCTTTGGTTTGGaaacaaacacaaagaaacaatcaaacaaagaaacaaaaaagtaagTATTCATTAGGATGAGATAAACTACTTCGTTTGTCTAACAAATGCGCAGGCGTAAATCCTATTTCTTTACGGACAGCATGCACTAGCATGTACCGTAAGGAACACAATGACTCTGAACCTAGTTACCAGAGTGTTTCTGCAAAAGTGCATGCGCATTTGTCGAATTTGCACCTTACTAAGACACATTTGAAGATACCACCCGGAGGAAATAACTTGAACATTGTTCTATATATAAGAATCGCTAGTAAATTAGGATTTTAGCTGAGTGAGtgaatgaaattcatttttcagttgcatAAAACAAACCTATGATTGTTTTATGGTCGAAAAATAcctt contains:
- the LOC141874154 gene encoding melanocyte-stimulating hormone receptor-like, whose amino-acid sequence is MWSSLGNSTSNLMGMMVEDSPAKPGLHYRICYHFTRTHFDMEESSPVWYIFNCVVNIVFSVISTLSNLFILVAIRRSPSLHTPSVAFLFGLTLSDLGVGLIVQPLFFLQILAKVIRHKPLFCVAGISAEISAHALCLVSLLTVTAVGVDKLVALLLHLRYKELVTIKRVIVVLLCVWLFSTAFGSLWLWRYQPIKTISVSIITLCLLTGTYSYVKIYRIVAHHRSRIKAQCVNVLQPDEKHDNIENLNLANMKKQAIGTFLVFCILAVCFTPYLCTVVVIETHGLTTARRISFELTATLIFINSSLNPLIYCWRLREINVAVRRTWDGFFSWCQIIFSPF